The genomic interval GCATCGACCCGGGCGGCGGAGTACGGCGCACCAACTCCAGCCAGCGCCTGGCCCGGCGCCAACGGCTCACCGCCAACCGCATGGCGACCGTACGGATCCACGCCTCGGGCGCCTCGTCCGCGAGGAAGTCCCCGCGCCGGTCCCAGGCCCGTACGAACGCCTCCTGGACCACGTCCTGCGCCTCCTCCCTGTCACCGGTGAACGCCGAGAGCTGGCCGGTGAGACGGGGAAACGTGGCCGCGTAGAAAGCGTCGAACTCGTCCTCGGTCATGACCTCACCGGAGTCTTGGAATTCCCGTGCAACCTGACCGCCCTCGCCGTGCGTACAGGTCCCGATGGCCGCGTCCTCACCACACGCCCCACAGGAGAGACGACAAACACGCGTCCCTGGATCCACTTCCCCCACAGCCGTACCGGAGGACCCCCGAAGTGCCGCACTCCCCCGACGACTTCACCGCGTACGCCCGCGCGAGCCTGCCCCGGCTTGTCACCACCGCCCACCTGCTCACCGGCACCCCCGGCGACCGCCGCGAGGCGACCGAGCTGGTGCGGAGAACCCTGGTGAAGGTGTGCGCCCGGTGGCGCCGAATACCTCGGGCCGACGTGGACTTCTATGTACGACGGTTCCTGGTCAAGGAGTATCTGCGCGGGGCGCGGGGGCGGTCGCACCGCCCGAAGGCCCAACGAGCCGTGCTCGTGTTGCTGCACTGGGAAGGCCTGCGCGAGGCGGAGATCGCCCAGTTGCTCGGCTGGTCGGCCGGTGCGGTCAGGAGCCGGGCCCGGCGGGGATCGGCGGCTCACGGGGGTGATCCCGAGCGCCTGCGGGGTCTCTTCACGGAGGCTGCGGAGTCCGCGGAGGCTGCGGAGTCCGCCGCCGGGATCGTCCCGTTCGACGTTCCGCTCGATGCCGTCGAACAGGACGGCAGGGCGCTACGACGGCGTCGTAGAGGAGCAGTCGCAGCCGTCTGCGCGCTGCTGCTCGTGCCGGGGGCCGTGTTCGGCGCGAACCGGTTCATGAGCGGCGGCTCCACGGACGGGTCGGGCAGCGGGGCTTCCGCCGTGGCGCAGAGCCCGATCCGGATCGTCGCGCCCGGCGAACGCGTGGACGCCGTACCAGGCGTACAGGTCTGGCTGACCACCGACGGCAAGCACTGGTCCACACCGGAAGCGCCCAACCAGTTCCTCGGCCTGACCGACGCCGGTGACGAGGACACCTACACGAACAAGTACCGGGACACGTACAGGTACGGGAGCGGCAAGAAGGTCAGCGCCGAGAGCGGGAAACCGACCGTCTCCGTACAACCCGACCCGCTGAACAACACGTCGTACTTCCTGTCGGGCCTGTACCGAGGCCTGTCCGCCGACCCGGCACGCGTCGAGGTCACCGTCGAGGACCACAGAATCACCGGTACGGTCCTCACGCTCGCGGGCAGCCCCGGCTGGGGCGTCTGGTACGCGCGCACACCGCTGACGCCGCAGGAGTTGAAGTCGAGCTCCGTCGACGGCGGCCCGACCGTCACGGTGTACGACGCGGCCGGCAAGGCCGTCGCACGGGGCGGGGCAGCCGAGTGAAGCACCGCATCCGCACCCGCGCCCACGCCCACCTGCGGCGCATCCCGCTCCGCCTGCGCCTCCGCCGCACCCGGGGCCGCCTGCTGCGCCGACTGCTCATCGCCGTCCTGCTCCTGATCGCGTCACTCTGCACGGCCGCGGTCGTCGCGTACCGCCTGACCGACATCCCCGAGCCGCACCCGGAGACGGTCACGCAGAGCACGGTTTTCGTGGACGACAAGGGCTCCTACCTGGGCCGACGCGGCCCGGTCGACCGCCAGGAGGTACCCCTGTCCCAGGTCCCGCGATACGTCCAGGACGCGGTGATCGCGGCCGAGAACCGCTCGTTCCGCACGGACGACGGCGTCTCGCCGCGAGCCATCACCCGCGCGGTGCTGGCCTCGCTGACCGGCGGCGAACGCCAGGGCGGTTCCACCATCACCCAGCAGTACGTGAAGAACGCACTGCTGAGCCCGGAACAGTCCCTGTCCCGCAAGGCGCACGAGGCCCTGATCGCGATCAAACTCGACCGCACCCGATCGAAGGACGACATCCTGGCGGGCTATCTCAACACGGTCTACTTCGGCCGGGGTTCGGCCGGCATCCAGGCCGCCGCCCGCAACTACTTCGGCGTGGACACCCGAAACCTGACCGTCTCCCAGGGCGCCGCGCTCGCATCGATCGTCAACATCCCGTCGTACTACGAGAAGGCGGGCTCCGATCCGAAGGTGACCGCGACCCTCAAGGCACGCTGGTCATGGGTGCTCGACGCGATGGCGACAAGCGGCGCCATCACGCCGAAGCAACGCGCCGACGCCACCTTCCCGGCCTTCCGCTTCTACCCGCCGGGCACGACCGAGGGCCAACGCCAGTACATGATCGACGTGGCGGCACAGGAGGCCGCCGACCGACTCGGCATCACCGAGGACCAGTTGGCCCGCGGCGGCTACACCGTCCACACCACGTTCGACCTGGCCCTCCAGGACGCCACGACGGAGGCGGTGAAGAACCTCAAGTCCACCAAGGGCACGACCCTGCACACAGCGGTCGTGGCGATCAAACCCGGCGACGGAGCGGTCCGGCTCCTGTACGGAGGCTCGGACTACGCCCGCCAACCGTTCAACGACGCGGTCGGTGGCGCCGTAGAAGCGGGAACGGCCCTGGACCCCTTCGGCAAGGTCCTCCTCGGCTCCCCCTTGACCGACCTCCAGAAGACCCCCGCACCCACCCCACTGAAACTGGCCTCGGCCTACGCGACCGTGGCGGCGAACGGGCTGTACGCGACCCCGTACACGA from Streptomyces sp. NBC_01288 carries:
- a CDS encoding sigma factor-like helix-turn-helix DNA-binding protein, which codes for MPHSPDDFTAYARASLPRLVTTAHLLTGTPGDRREATELVRRTLVKVCARWRRIPRADVDFYVRRFLVKEYLRGARGRSHRPKAQRAVLVLLHWEGLREAEIAQLLGWSAGAVRSRARRGSAAHGGDPERLRGLFTEAAESAEAAESAAGIVPFDVPLDAVEQDGRALRRRRRGAVAAVCALLLVPGAVFGANRFMSGGSTDGSGSGASAVAQSPIRIVAPGERVDAVPGVQVWLTTDGKHWSTPEAPNQFLGLTDAGDEDTYTNKYRDTYRYGSGKKVSAESGKPTVSVQPDPLNNTSYFLSGLYRGLSADPARVEVTVEDHRITGTVLTLAGSPGWGVWYARTPLTPQELKSSSVDGGPTVTVYDAAGKAVARGGAAE
- a CDS encoding transglycosylase domain-containing protein; the protein is MKHRIRTRAHAHLRRIPLRLRLRRTRGRLLRRLLIAVLLLIASLCTAAVVAYRLTDIPEPHPETVTQSTVFVDDKGSYLGRRGPVDRQEVPLSQVPRYVQDAVIAAENRSFRTDDGVSPRAITRAVLASLTGGERQGGSTITQQYVKNALLSPEQSLSRKAHEALIAIKLDRTRSKDDILAGYLNTVYFGRGSAGIQAAARNYFGVDTRNLTVSQGAALASIVNIPSYYEKAGSDPKVTATLKARWSWVLDAMATSGAITPKQRADATFPAFRFYPPGTTEGQRQYMIDVAAQEAADRLGITEDQLARGGYTVHTTFDLALQDATTEAVKNLKSTKGTTLHTAVVAIKPGDGAVRLLYGGSDYARQPFNDAVGGAVEAGTALDPFGKVLLGSPLTDLQKTPAPTPLKLASAYATVAANGLYATPYTITKITRDGRQIYTAHPDTRHMLDERDVFMVNAQMSQTPKTSEPSKTPEEAIPSTPTAQKTPTPQTSFTAGAGGGITRRTIWSTTQDPQLTLTIALFADRPGKKKNTTVPAQLPNNPPPTESAEETAAQIWQLATAGRG